From the Carya illinoinensis cultivar Pawnee chromosome 4, C.illinoinensisPawnee_v1, whole genome shotgun sequence genome, one window contains:
- the LOC122308479 gene encoding LOW QUALITY PROTEIN: type II inositol polyphosphate 5-phosphatase 15-like (The sequence of the model RefSeq protein was modified relative to this genomic sequence to represent the inferred CDS: inserted 2 bases in 2 codons), which yields MDRPLIDLDDDVSTPYSSSPLNSPPPPRVSDRYFQSSDDDGDDENDEIQNDVLSSKSIESTSKRLDYMLQFLDRKLSNDASGPQNDGSSLPEFVAKGGGTRIFKVPVRSAVHPGRPPCLELRPHPLRESQVASFLRTVTATDSQLWAGSECGIRIWDFGDLYRPGVGDLKTGDEYTAPFRESASTSPTTCLLGDEGSRVVWSGHIDGRIRCWKTTISDHNGESWSRFKESFSWQAHRGPVLSFVITSYGDLWSGSEGGVIRIWPWESIEKSLSLTSEERHMATLLVERSCIDLQSQLSVNGFSNILTSDVKYLLADNSRAKVWSAGYLSFALWDARTRELLRVFNTDGQIENRVDSSSFQDFSIEYASNSKKEKMQGSFGFFQRSCNAIMGAADAVRRFAATGAFGDDNRRTEALVLTIDGMIWTGCTSGLLVQWDGNGNRIQEFQYHPFAVQCLCSFGPRVWVGYASGTVQILDLGGNKLGGWVAHSGPVIEITVGAGYVFTLANHGGIRGWNITSPGPLDSILGSELSGKEFLYTRMENVKMLSGTWNVGQGKASHDSLISWLGSRKDVGIVVVGLQEVEMGAGVLALSAAKETVGLEGSTVGQWWLDMIGKTLDEGSTFERVGSRQLAGLLISVWVRNSLRAHVGDVDAAAVPCGFGRAIGNKGAVGLRLRVYDRIFCFVNCHFAAHLEAVNQRNADFDHVYRTMKFCRSTNVFNAAAVGSAAAVQMLRGTNVTGEQPAEGMPELSEADLVIFLGDFNYRLDGIAYDEARDIISQRCFDRLRERDQLLREMEAGNVFQGMREAVITFPPTYKFERHKAGLAGYDSAEKKRIPAWCDRVLYRDSRSTLLSGCSLACPVVSSIARYEACMDVIDSDHKPVRCIFNVDIARADDSIRRQELGEILGSNEKIRYMHEELHKIPETIVSSNNIILQNQDTSILRITNKYGTNDAFFEIICERLSFIMGDGQASDHHPRGSFGFPRWLQVTPAAGIIRPNHIAEVSVHHNEFQTKEFVDGVPQDCWCEHNRDTEIILVVKVRGSYTTEARNHRVCVRSXASRLKTKPAVPESNSRQIEGTALHRSDFQXLSSSYVVVDHLRNLHSP from the exons ATGGATCGACCGCTCATCGACTTAGACGACGACGTTTCAACTCCTTATTCTTCTTCACCTCTCAATTCTCCACCGCCACCCAGAGTCTCTGATCGCTATTTCCAATCATCCGACGACGACGGCGACGATGAGAACGACGAAATCCAAAACGACGTTCTCTCTTCCAAGTCTATTGAGTCCACCTCCAAGCGCCTAGACTACATGCTCCAATTCCTCGACCGCAAGCTCTCCAACGACGCCTCCGGCCCCCAAAATGATGGCTCTTCCCTCCCCGAGTTCGTCGCCAAGGGCGGTGGCACCAGGATATTCAAAGTACCCGTCCGCTCCGCCGTGCACCCGGGTCGCCCGCCATGCTTGGAGCTCCGGCCTCACCCGCTTAGAGAATCGCAGGTTGCCAGCTTTTTGAGAACTGTCACCGCTACGGACTCCCAGTTGTGGGCCGGAAGCGAGTGCGGGATTAGGATTTGGGACTTCGGGGATTTGTACCGGCCAGGGGTCGGAGACCTGAAGACTGGGGATGAGTATACAGCACCGTTTCGGGAGTCTGCGTCGACTTCGCCTACCACATGTTTGCTTGGGGATGAGGGGAGCAGAGTGGTGTGGAGTGGGCACATTGATGGGAGAATTAGGTGCTGGAAGACGACGATATCTGACCACAATGGCGAATCCTGGAGTCGATTCAAGGAAAGCTTCTCATGGCAGGCGCATCGCGGCCCCGTTCTTTCATTTGTCATCACGTCTTATG GAGATCTGTGGTCTGGTTCGGAAGGTGGTGTTATTAGAATATGGCCGTGGGAAAGTATTGAAAAATCTCTTTCTCTAACAAGCGAAGAGAGGCATATGGCTACTCTATTAGTGGAGAGGTCTTGCATTGATTTGCAGAGCCAACTCTCTGTGAATGGTTTCAGTAACATATTAACATCAGATGTTAAGTATCTGTTGGCTGATAACTCTAGAGCAAAAGTGTGGAGTGCTGGTTATCTGTCATTTGCTTTGTG GGATGCTCGCACAAGGGAGTTACTGAGAGTGTTCAATACGGATGGTCAGATTGAGAACCGAGTGGACTCTTCATCATTTCAGGATTTTTCAATTGAATATGCCTCAAattcaaagaaggaaaaaatgcaGGGTTCCTTTGGTTTCTTTCAGCGCTCATGTAATGCTATAATGGGGGCGGCAGATGCTGTCCGTCGATTTGCTGCAACGGGGGCCTTTGGAGATGACAATCGAAGAACTGAAGCACTGGTGTTGACTATAGATGGGATGATTTGGACTGGGTGTACAAGTGGCCTACTTGTGCAGTGGGATGGCAATGGTAATCGTATACAAGAGTTTCAGTATCACCCTTTTGCTGTTCAATGTTTATGTTCATTTGGTCCACGAGTATGGGTTGGTTATGCAAGTGGAACTGTCCAGATACTGGATCTTGGTGGTAATAAGCTTGGAGGGTGGGTAGCTCACAGCGGCCCAGTGATAGAAATTACTGTTGGAGCCGGTTATGTTTTTACCTTGGCTAATCACGGTGGTATACGTGGATGGAACATCACATCTCCAGGACCTCTTGACAGCATATTGGGTTCAGAATTGTCTGGCAAAGAATTTCTATACACAAGGATGGAAAATGTGAAAATGTTGTCTGGCACATGGAATGTTGGACAGGGTAAAGCATCTCATGACTCACTTATATCCTGGCTGGGTTCTAGAAAAGATGTTGGGATTGTTGTTGTTGGGTTGCAAGAAGTTGAAATGGGTGCCGGTGTCCTTGCACTGTCTGCTGCTAAAGAGACT GTAGGACTTGAAGGGAGTACTGTTGGGCAATGGTGGCTGGATATGATTGGTAAAACATTGGATGAAGGATCGACATTTGAACGTGTTGGTTCTAGGCAGCTGGCTGGCTTGCTCATCTCTGTGTG GGTTAGAAATAGTCTTAGAGCTCATGTCGGTGACGTTGATGCTGCAGCAGTTCCATGTGGCTTTGGGCGTGCAATTGGTAATAAG GGAGCTGTTGGTTTGAGGCTAAGAGTGTATGACCGGATATTTTGCTTTGTCAACTGTCACTTTGCTGCTCATTTAGAAGCAGTTAATCAGCGAAATGCAGATTTTGATCATGTATATCGAACAATGAAATTTTGCCGATCAACTAATGTTTTCAATGCTGCCGCTG TTGGTTCTGCTGCTGCTGTTCAAATGCTCCGTGGTACAAAT GTTACTGGTGAGCAACCTGCAGAAGGGATGCCTGAGTTATCTGAGGCAGACTTGGTCATATTTCTTGGTGATTTTAATTATCGGCTTGATGGTATCGCTTATGATGAAGCAAGGGACATTATTTCTCAAAGATGCTTTGATAGGCTTAGAGAAAGGGATCAGCTTCTGAGAGAAATGGAAGCTGGTAATGTCTTCCAAGGGATGCGGGAAGCAGTTATTACATTTCCACCCACATACAAGTTTGAAAGGCATAAAGCTGGTTTAGCAG GGTATGATTCTGCTGAGAAGAAGCGCATCCCTGCCTGGTGTGACAGAGTTTTATATCGTGATAGCCGCTCAACTTTGTTGTCTGGTTGCAGCTTAGCGTGCCCTGTGGTCTCTTCGATAGCAAG GTACGAGGCTTGCATGGATGTGATAGACAGTGATCACAAGCCTGTGCGGTGCATATTTAATGTTGATATTGCTCGAGCTGATGATTCAATAAGGAGGCAAGAGCTTGGTGAAATTCTTGGgtcaaatgaaaaaattagatatatGCATGAAGAACTTCACAAAATTCCAGAAACTATTGTCAGTTCAAACAATATAATCCTTCAAAATCAGGACACGTCTATTTTGCGTATTACAAATAAGTATGGGACAAATGATGCTTTCtttgaaataatttgtgaacGCCTATCTTTCATCATGGGGGATGGACAAGCATCAGATCATCATCCAAGAGGTTCCTTTGGTTTTCCACGATGGCTTCAG GTCACTCCAGCAGCTGGCATAATCAGACCCAACCATATTGCAGAGGTGTCAGTTCATCACAATGAATTCCAAACTAAAGAGTTTGTTGATGGTGTCCCCCAAGATTGTTGGTGTGAACACAACAGAGACACAGAAATTATATTGGTGGTTAAGGTGCGGGGCAGTTACACAACCGAAGCAAGAAATCACCGTGTTTGTGTGCGCT TTGCCTCACGGCTAAAGACAAAACCAGCGGTCCCTGAATCAAACAGCAGGCAAATTGAAGGAACAGCGCTTCACCGGTCTGATTTTC CTCTTAGTAGTTCCTATGTTGTGGTTGACCACCTCCGCAATTTGCATAGTCCTTGA